The Macaca thibetana thibetana isolate TM-01 chromosome 5, ASM2454274v1, whole genome shotgun sequence genomic sequence cagtgagccgagatcatgccactgcactccagcctgggaaaaagagcGAGACTCAAACTGTTTTGAAAGTGGAGGGGCCACATGAGAAGAAATGCAGGCAGCCAAGAGGAGCTGAGGGTGCCCCTGGTTGACATTCAGCAAGGACACAGGAAACTCAGTCCtggaaccaaaaagaaatggATTCTGCCAATAACCTGACTCTGCTTGGTTCTTTAGAGAAGAGCGTCCAGCTAAGAGTTCAGCTGGCGGACACTTTGACTTGGCCTCATGATACCCTGAGCAGAGtctagacttctgacctccacaACTGGGAGATAATAAATGGGTATTGTTTTAAGACAATAACTTGATGGTAATTTGTTACTctagcaatagaaaacaaatacacttCCCTTCCACTTCCATAACTTCACTCTTGTGTTCAAACCGTGGGACCTTATCAAAACCTGGAATGTGAATATTAAATGCCAGCATCCCACTCAGTGAcctgatcctcctgtttcagctcTTGCCATCTCCATGTGACCCCTCCATGTACTTTCTTTCTCCCTACCTATTCCTGGTTTCGCTTTCCTATGACGGTGAATCACTTCACTCACACGACTCCTTTGCTTCATCTTTCCATTGCCTTACCCACCCAACAAAACCGTACCCTAACCCTTTACCTTTACATCTTTGTGAATGAGAAAGCCATGCCCATTTGCAGCTTTCAAACCACTGTTTAGAGTCCCATCCCAAGTAGTAGGGGCCTTGGTGTTGCTGTGCAGTCTCTGTCTCATATTAGTGTTGGGAGAAAAAACTTCCTCTGCCAACGTAGGTCCAGTGCTTGGGGGCCTGTAAATTAACTGGCAATCGATGGATGAACAGGAGAATAGACAAGGTTTATTTACACTTATTCAGGTGAAGAGACTCTCTGTACAGTTAGGGATGAGAGTTTATATGCCAATAATATgggaaaagagaggaggaaagggatcTATGGGAAAACAAATATGCTTTTATGGAAAGACAAATGGGCTTTTAGGGAAAGAAATGATGGTATGACAATTTGTGATATGTTCAGTTATGCAATTTGTCATTCAGGTGCAAGTGGTCTCCTTCCTGGCAGTGGAGTTTTCTTCCAGGCAGTAAAGTCTCCTTATTGGCAGTGAAGCTCCCCAAGAGGGAATTTATGGCAGCTTCACTCTCTGAAAGCTCTGCCTTTAGTCAAATAAGGGAAGCTCCAGAAAGGCTTCTTTCTGTATCTTAAATGTTTCAGTTTAAAACACTCTTCATACCAACTCAATGGGTGCCAGTGGGTCCCTCCATTAGCATCCTCTTCCATTTCCTTGGGGCCGTGTGGTGAGCAGAAAAATGACCTCTCAAAGGTGTCCATGTCTTATTCCCCAGAATGTGAATGATAGGTTACTTAGCGAAGGAGAATTAAGGTTCCAGATGAAATGAAGATTGTTAATCAAATgactttcttttgttgtttgagatggagtctcgctctgttgcccaggctggagtgcaatggcacagtcttgccTCACGATAAcgtctgcctccccggttcaagtgatctcctgcatcagcctcccaagtagctgggactacaggctcatgccaccatgcccgcttgatttttgtattttttgcagagacggggtttcacgttggccaggctggtcttgaacttctgacctcgtaatctacccgccttggcctcccaaagtgctaggattataggtgtaagcctgCCCAAATGACTGTACCTGGcctaaataactttaaaatagggagattatcctggcttATCCAGTGGGCCTATTGTAATAACAAGGGTCCTTAaaggtggaagagggaggcagaagaaaatcaaagACGTGATGACAGAAGCAGGGTCACAGAGCTGCTATACTGCTGGCTTTGCAGATGGAGAAAGGGGCCAAGAGCCCAGGAATGCCCGTGGCCTCTACAAGATGGAAAAGGttccagaaaggaacacagacCTGCCGACATTTTGATTTTAGACCACTAGacccattttagacttctgacccgTAGAAATGTAATATACTGGTGTTGtcttaaaccactaagtttgtggcaatttgttatggcagcaatagaaaactaatacaagcCTATTCAAATATTCATCATTTTCCCAAATCCTGAATCAGGCATTCACACCCATACCCTCAGCACATCCATCAACTTCAGAGAGAAAGTATAGTTATGGGCcagatatttatttcaattttctgtaaTTAAAGCTTTtacctcagccaggtgtggtggctcacacttgtaatcccagcactttgggagtccgaggcaggcagatccctttgaggccaggagttcaagaccagcctaggtaacatggtgtgaccccgtctctactacaaatacaaaagttagccaaacatggtggtgtgtgcctgtaatcccatctacttgggaggctgcggcaggagaattgcttgaacccaggaggtggaggtcgtggtgagttgagattgtgccactgcactccagcctgggcaatagggtgagactctgtctcaaaaacaaaaaacaacaacaacaaaaaatccattTACCTCCATGAGGATACATCCAACTTCCTTCCCTTTTGTgacaattttttgaaaagtttctgtATTAGTatgttcttacactgctaataaagacatacctgagactgggtaatttataaaggaaagaggttaattgacttacagttcggcctggctaaggaggcctcaggaaagttacagtcgtggcagaaggggaagcaaacacattcttctttacatggtggcaggaaggagaagtgccgagcaaaaggggaaaagccccttatgaaaccattagatctcatgagaactcactatcacagcAGCATAGGAGTAATcaccctatgattcaattacctcccaccaggtccctcctgccacacgtggggattatgggaacgaCAATTCAATTTGTGCTGggagccatggctcatgcctgtaatcctagtactttgggaggccgaggtggtggatcacctgaggtcaagagttcgagaccagcctggccaacatggtaaaaccctgtctctactaaagatacaaaaattagttgggcatggggGCACGTGCTTGTAagcccagttactcaggaggctgaggcagtagaatcacttgaacccacgaggcagaggttgcagtgagctgggatcacgccactgcactctagcctgggtgacacagcaagactgcatctcaaaaaaaaagatgagatttgggtagggacacagcaaaaccatatcaacttccatatatatatagGCAATTTTATAACTTATTTGATGTATATGATGCTCAGTGGTTAGTTCTCATCCACATTGACTGTCTGTAGATTTTTGAAAATGGTAACAGGTATATAAGTAATCAGATATATACCAAATTATAGAGATTGTTTGGTGAATCTTTAGCCTCATTACATTTTCTGAACAACTGTACACAGATGCGGTATGGAACATTCCTTATTCCTTTGGCCCAGACAGTTTTGTTGAACCTGGTATTAATGCACACATCTGGAGTTCCCATCTCCTTCATGGCAAATTTTCGGATCTCTCTGAGTGCCCCAGGGGCACACTTCTTGAAGCCCACTCTGTGAATGCGTTTGTGAATGCTGATGATGTATTCTTGGGTCACTACGTCATTTATGGCAGAACAGCCTTTCTTCTTGCCACTTTTCTTTGCAGGAGCCATTCTGCCTGGCCCAATTTGGAAAGGAAGAGCATGAGGGATTctaaagtttccttttcttttctaattctaattcCTCTGGATCCCATTTTCATTATGCTTCCTAAGGGACCTGATACTACCaacaactctttctttctttatggctTGTCCTCTTGGCATGCACACATGTTCTAGTCTGTCTAATTCAAACCACGTGAATATTTTCTCTGAACCCTAAGATAGCCTCTACCTATATTCCTTTCTCTCACCTTCCTTTTATACTGAAATCTTTAGAAAGAGTTGTTTAAActgtttccattattttatttacaataactGTTTGCACCATTATAGACTGAACTTTCTCTTGCCAAATTAGTCAAAAGCCTGACAGCTGTGAGCCGGGCTGTGGGAGAATACTGTGCACATAGCCTCTCGGccactgtttttttattttcttaacttggAGTGGTAATGAAAATAGATATACTCGGACAGAATACATCTGTTATATATGTAACCCAAATACCCCCAGGCCCATGGGGAATCCTGTCTGAAACCTGATCTTGCCAGGGGAAAATTGACCATTTTGGAGTTCACCTTTGGAGTAAGCACTAAGAAATGTAGCATACTGGGGCCTTACCAGCATTTTGCAACTGGTGCACAGGCATTCAGCAGGAGTCCCAATATGGGGCTCTATAAATACTGGGCAGTGACTCTTGTCTGGTAAAGTAAAAGAAAGGTCATGTGGTGGAGGGCAGAGGGCAATGGCTTGGAAGGCTGTGAGTCATTTAACCTTTAACCTTGTGCAAATCAGTCCGCTTTGCATTGGtgatttatctgtaaaatgaggaaagtcATCTAACATCTGACCTAAAGAGGAAGGtcctttttctctaaaattctaTGGCTAGCTCCAAAAACAATGCTAACTTACaagttaaaatgacttatttcTATACAATgcaatacatttataaaatgctgGCTTTAATCTGAACTTATCAAATAGAATTTGATAAAGTATTAGGATGAGGTTAGGAACtaatataactttaatttttatttaattttccactGCCTCCCAATATAACTTTATTTAGCAAATAAACCTACCTATAAATATGAAACATCacaatctaaaatatttttaaaattagactaAAAGTAAGGAAGAATTTTTTATAGGTTTAGTCCTATTTCAAGTGAGGATATGACTCTAAGTATTgccatgtgtctttatatgtttattttatcagttcattttacttttaaacaaaatccatttttttgttataaaatttataattttctaaatttgttacattaaatttagaaacttatactaaaatacaagataaaagacattccatgttacTACCTAGAACAAATGAACACTTTcctgctattttctttcttttttttttttaaagtggggtctcactctgatcatggttcactgcagccttgaacccctgggctcaagcaatccttccacctcagtcccccaaataGCTAGgtccacaggtatgtgccatcacatccagctaagtttttaaaatttttttgtagagacaaggactccctgtgttgcctaggctggtctcgaattcttgggctcaagcagtcctctggtctcctcccaaagtgctgggattacaggtgtgagccaccacacccagtgtaattaaaattttttttttttttaaatagagatagggtctcactctgttgcccaggctggtcttgaacacctgggctaaagcaattatttcgcctctgcctcccaaagtgttgggattacaggagtgagctgccACTCCTTGCCCAGCAATTTTCTATgtataggttttttttgtttgttttcttgacatggagtcttgcgtTGTCACCCAGTGACAggcattggcatgatcttggcagtggcatgatcttggctcactgcagcctccacctccctggctccagcgatcctcctgcctcagcctcctaggtagctgggattacaggcatgtgccaccatgcccagctaattttttttttttttttttttttgagacagtctcgctctgctgctcaggctggagtgcagtggcgcgatctcggctcaccgcaagctccgcctcccgggttcacgccattgtccagcctcagcctcctgagtagctgggactacaggcgcccgccatcacgcccggctaatttgtgtgtgtgtgtgtttttagtagaggcggggtttcaccgtgttagccaggatgatctcgatcttctgacctcaggtgatctgcccgactgggcctcccaaagttctaggattacaggcgtgagccacagcgcccggtctaatttttgtatttttagtagagaagggtttcaccgtgttggccaggctggtctcgaactcctgacatcaggtgaccacacgcctcggcttcccaaagtgctaggattacaggcgtgagccaccgtgcctggtctctATGTACagggttttgatttgtttttattttgcataattacAAAATGCTATATTCAACTAAGTATccgtttttaaaaatgtgcacagCAGTTTCATGTGTGTTTCCTCCATTTTTGTTCAGTCGCCTCCTGTAGGGCCTTCAGATCTTgcttgaaatgttttcattttttctggtatcatacaattttattcttttcacttaTCTGGttgaactaaaaagaaaattaaaataaaatttattctttggagatttttcagtttttgcacACAGTCCTTAACTGCCAGGTCTGAAAACTTtatcttcgtttttttttttttttttttcttgagacagtctccctctgtggcccaggccggagtgcagtggtgggatctcgggtCATTGCATCCCCTGCCTCCTATGTTCAAGCGCTTCTCTTTCCTTAGCCTcgccagtagctggaattacagcctcgccaccacacccagataacttttgtatttttagtagaggcagggtttcaccacgttggccaggctggtctcgaactcctggcctcaagcgatctgcctgtgtcagcctcccaaagtgctgggattacaggaatgagccgcCGCGCTGGCCTTAATTTTGTCTTAAAATGAAGTATGactaatatatatttctatatgggTCTTTAAGGGTCTTGAAACTGacagaaattaattcaaaagaataattttacCCAAATGTTTGGGCGCACCAAAGCATGCGgtatggtatttttaaatttttttaaaaaaattacgtAGAGTCAATTTTCTTATATAGACTTCCTAGCTAAAACTTTCCTGCATTGAGTGAACCATTAATAGTTATTCCTAGTGTTGATTTAAACAACTTAAATGAtattatgatttttgtttgtaaatgCAAACCAGGAAATATGTGCATGCAGGTACTAATTTCCTAGGGCAGACGCAGCAGATGTTGGGATGGCTACACTCACACAGCCTGATGGCCCGTTTCCTGAACATATGCAATCACTTTCCAGCCTTTCCACACCATCAGAATATTGCACAGAAGTATGTCAGTCACAGGAGTATAAAGAATAACATTTAAACTATGGTAATATTTTCATTCAGTAAGTTTCTCCCCTTTGCCTCCCCGGGTTAGATTCAGTCCCTGACCTGATTTTTTAAGGCCCTGGGGCGCAAGCATCCACTTTCTCAGAAGCCCATTCACCAGAAACCACCCATTTAACTTGCTCTGGGGGCGAGCAGCGCTTGTGACTGGACAACCTGTGTGTCAGCGTCCCCGGTGCTTCGGCGCTCCGGCCAGTGGCGGCGACCAAACCCATCTAGGTCAGACGAGGTATTGATCAGCCCGAAGAGCGCCCGGTGATTCTCGTAGTTAAATCACCCCGGTCCATTCGTTCGATCTCGGAGGCGGGAGTGTTTGGCTTTTCCCTGCGTGTCCCGGCAGGGTGACCCTAGCCCCGCGGGAGGGCGGTGGTTCCCGTCCAGCTGGCGGCTCAGCGCCGCGGGATACGTGGGCGCTTTCAGCCGGGTCCCAGGGCGCTTATCGCGGCCCGGCAGACTGGACCGCGCCTCATCCCCGCCCGCGAACCCCGACCCAGGGAAACCCAGGGCGCTAGGGAGGGGCCGCAGCGCTCAGCTCTGGCCCTCCATAGCCCGAGGCGCGGGATAGGAAGTTCGCGTCTGCACTGCCTGAGCTCGTTCTCTCGAGGTCCGGGTCTCCCGAGGCCGCCAACCGCCGGCTGCTATCGTGACCTGGAGCTGCAGCGCCTCCAGCGCCGGCCGCCGCGCTACGGGAGCGCTGAGGCCCACCGGGTGTGGTCCGGCGAAGGGGTTGTGCAGCGCGCGGGCTGTGTGCTGTGCCCACACAAACGGTTCCGGGCGTGCAGAAGGGAAAAGGCAGTGCCCGCCACTCCCACTGAGATTGAGAGACGCGGCAAGGAGGCAGCCTGGAGAGGAGCTGGGGAGGATTTGGCAACGCACCGTGCCGATGCTCGGTGGCCTTGTTAAGCGGAAACTGCTGCTTTAGGGTTTGTTTCGAAGGTCGGGCTGACTCATCCCAACATTTACATCAATAAGTGTTAAAGCTCTGCCTCTGAGCCCGCACATCCTGAGATCCTGAGCCCTTGGTTAAGACCGAGCTCTATTAAGCGGAGTGAGTAAATGGTAAAAGCCAATTGCGCTTAGAGTGTGTGTCTGGAAAGGTGGGTAGGcgttgtatatatgtatttgttggAAAATAGATAACCGTTGAAACGAGATGACTGAGTTTTTTAGCCTCTCACAGTTTCATTTGAAAGTAGGTATGCAGTTTAAAACTGATAATTCAAAgtggtttttcagaaaatgatgcTCTGGTGCAAACTGATTCCGGCTCTCATAGTGTGTTAAGTGTGGGTTGGTAAAACTCTTGGCCTTCCTCCAAATGTATGAAGCTAAAGTTGATATTGGAAGGATAAAAACCTACTGAGCACGGAAGTTACTACAGGGAGAGGAAACATTTGTTAATGCTAATATTTTAAAGGAGTAGACCAATATATTGTCATTTACCTATTCCCTTTATCTTCTGGGAATAGGTAAATGACAAATTATTGCTCAATCCCTTTAAAGCTTTGGATGGTTTGCTAAAGAATTATGGAACtcctttttgtaattttctgtggATAGATGAGTGTTCTTACTCCCCTCTCAGTCCTAGAGATATCCCCTAAAGCTTGGTTTTTAGGAGGATCTTACGACTCTCTTATTATTTGAATTTCAGCtagtcataaataaatataacagagTAGTAAGGAAGAGATGtttttgatttatattctttACAAAACAGTGCTTTCAGAGTACGCTTTGACTGGATTATATAGATCTTGGTGAGGAAGGTTTCAGCGACAAAGATGGCATGTTAAGTCTATATGCTTCTGTTATAAACATTGAAAGATGTtgattattttagtatttatcttATAATAACTTTTAATTGTGAAATAATTTGAGAGTTACTGAAAATCTgcaaaaaatagtacagagagttcccataatATCATGCATAACAAGGGCCAAAACTAGTAACATGGGCCTGCCACTATAATACAATAAACTAAACTACAggctttatttggatttcacttGTCTttccactgtctttttttttgccCAGGATCCAATCGATGATCTCACTTTGCATTTAACTGCTAAATATCCTTAATTTTCTCTGATCTGTGACAGTTCCTCAGcctttcattgttttttcatGGACCTTGACACTAGTGAAGAAGACCCGGTCAGTTAATTTGTAGAATGCCCCtcaatttgtatttgtttgatgTTTACTGTCATGTTTAGATGAATATTctacattttggggaaaaatgtcAGAGAAGTAAAGTTTCCATCTCAGTATGTCATATTCGGTACATGAtgtcaatacttttttttttttttgagactgaatcatgctttattgcccagactggagttcagtggctcgatctcggctcactgcaacctttgcctcccaggttccagtgattctcctgcctcagcctcctgagtagctgggattacaggtgcctgccaccacacccggctaatttttttatttttttagtagagatgggtttcatgtgggccaggctggactcaaactcctgacctctagtgatcctcatgccttggcctcccaaagtgctgggattacaggcatgagccaccgtgccctagCCGATACTTCTTATTACCTATGATGTTAATCTGTTTGCCAGGTTCCCTTTGTATTTGA encodes the following:
- the LOC126954713 gene encoding 60S ribosomal protein L31-like; the encoded protein is MAPAKKSGKKKGCSAINDVVTQEYIISIHKRIHRVGFKKCAPGALREIRKFAMKEMGTPDVCINTRFNKTVWAKGIRNVPYRICVQLFRKCNEAKDSPNNLYNLVYI